In a single window of the Micromonospora sp. WMMD1155 genome:
- a CDS encoding SDR family NAD(P)-dependent oxidoreductase produces MTANSRLTTPFTARSTAAEILDGVDLTGRRMIVTGGASGIGVETVRALAGAGAEVTIATRDPGRADALVQEFATGATRGAVSASALDLADLTSVDAFVAGWQGPLDVLVANAGIMAIPTRELTPEGWELQLATNYLGHFALARGLYDDLRAAEAARVVVVSSGAHLAAPFDFDDPQFERRPYDPWSAYGQSKTAEVLLAVGISRRWAKDGITANALNPGYIFTNLQRHIDDDTMRAMGAMDEAGNLIEADYYKKPDQGAGTTVLLAGSPLLDGVAGRYFADNQEAEVVTGGPDATGGVAAHAVDPAAADRLWAYAETTLASR; encoded by the coding sequence ATGACAGCGAATTCCCGCCTCACCACCCCGTTCACCGCCCGCAGTACCGCCGCCGAGATCCTCGACGGTGTCGATCTGACCGGGCGTCGGATGATCGTCACCGGAGGTGCCTCCGGCATCGGTGTCGAGACCGTGCGGGCGCTGGCCGGGGCCGGCGCCGAGGTCACCATCGCGACCCGTGATCCGGGCCGCGCCGACGCGCTCGTCCAGGAGTTCGCCACCGGTGCGACCCGGGGCGCGGTCAGCGCGTCCGCTCTCGACCTCGCCGACCTGACGTCGGTCGACGCCTTCGTCGCCGGATGGCAGGGCCCACTCGACGTCCTGGTCGCCAACGCGGGAATCATGGCGATCCCGACGCGGGAGCTCACCCCCGAGGGCTGGGAACTCCAGCTCGCCACCAACTACCTCGGCCACTTCGCCCTCGCCCGAGGGCTGTACGACGACCTGCGCGCCGCCGAGGCGGCCCGGGTCGTCGTGGTCAGCTCCGGGGCACACCTGGCCGCACCGTTCGACTTCGACGACCCGCAGTTCGAGCGGCGTCCGTACGACCCGTGGTCGGCGTACGGCCAGTCGAAGACCGCCGAGGTCCTGCTCGCGGTCGGCATCAGCCGCCGGTGGGCGAAGGACGGGATCACCGCGAACGCCCTCAACCCCGGGTACATCTTCACCAACCTCCAGCGCCACATCGACGACGACACGATGCGCGCGATGGGTGCGATGGACGAGGCGGGGAACCTCATCGAGGCGGATTACTACAAGAAGCCGGACCAGGGCGCGGGGACCACGGTGCTGCTCGCCGGCTCGCCCCTGCTCGACGGCGTCGCCGGTCGGTACTTCGCGGACAACCAGGAGGCGGAGGTGGTGACCGGCGGCCCCGACGCCACCGGCGGGGTGGCCGCCCACGCCGTGGACCCGGCCGCCGCCGACCGGCTCTGGGCGTACGCCGAGACGACGCTCGCCTCGCGCTGA
- a CDS encoding SDR family oxidoreductase yields the protein MKIVVIGGSGLIGSKLVADLGAQGHEAVPASPKTGVNTLTGEGVADALTGADAVVDVSNSPSFEDEAVLEFFETSTRTLLAAASDAGVGHYVVLSIVGCDRIPDSGYMRAKVAQEKLVVASGIRYSIVHATQFFEFLQGIVDAATDGDTVHLAPVLIQPMAADDVAAAVAEVVVGAPTDAVVEVAGPEQFRLDELGRDLLAARQDSRSVVADPDARYFGAKLGEHSLVPADGARFAATRLDDWRARTN from the coding sequence ATGAAGATCGTCGTCATCGGGGGCAGCGGCCTCATCGGTTCCAAGCTCGTGGCCGACCTCGGTGCCCAGGGCCACGAGGCGGTGCCGGCCTCACCGAAGACCGGCGTGAACACCCTGACCGGTGAGGGGGTGGCCGATGCACTCACCGGTGCCGACGCCGTCGTCGACGTGTCGAACTCGCCGTCGTTCGAGGACGAGGCCGTACTGGAGTTCTTCGAGACGTCCACCCGGACGCTCCTCGCCGCCGCGTCGGACGCCGGGGTGGGCCACTACGTGGTGCTCTCCATCGTGGGTTGCGACCGGATCCCGGACAGCGGCTACATGCGGGCGAAGGTCGCCCAGGAGAAGCTCGTCGTCGCGTCCGGGATCCGGTACTCGATCGTGCACGCCACCCAGTTCTTCGAGTTCCTCCAGGGGATCGTCGACGCCGCCACGGACGGCGACACCGTGCACCTCGCGCCGGTGCTCATCCAGCCGATGGCCGCCGACGACGTCGCGGCCGCGGTGGCCGAGGTCGTGGTCGGCGCGCCGACGGACGCCGTGGTCGAGGTCGCCGGCCCGGAGCAGTTCCGCCTCGACGAGTTGGGCCGAGACCTCCTCGCCGCCCGGCAGGACTCCCGGTCGGTGGTGGCCGACCCGGACGCCCGGTACTTCGGCGCCAAACTGGGCGAACACTCCCTCGTCCCCGCCGACGGCGCCCGCTTCGCCGCTACCCGCCTCGACGACTGGCGGGCGCGGACGAACTGA
- a CDS encoding FUSC family protein: protein MARMRSRAMDTVRDRARRVRAVGGLAVQAGLAAALSWFVAHELLHISQPVFAPISAVSTLAASVGQRLRRTVELIVGVTVGVLIGDLLLLVIGTGWWQLSLIVVLAIVVALFLAGSAAVVIQAGATAVLISTLSPSIRDLEIPRFVDALVGGGVALLVTAVLLPLNPLRVLNRAARPALDLLVTQLDATADALTERDAARARTARGELRRNKGPLKAFVEATQGAREASTLSPVYRHQRRGPVGRYAQAAEPIDRAMRNSGTLIRRAVTLIEDGEPVPEPLPRAVADLAEAVRVLKRQFAAGAEPDRAREQSLRAVQMAGRAYREGVGFSGAVVVAQIRTTVSDLLVATGLTQEEANRLVRRTFGDL from the coding sequence ATGGCCCGCATGCGAAGCCGTGCGATGGACACGGTGCGGGACCGGGCCCGTCGGGTACGGGCCGTCGGCGGCCTGGCGGTGCAGGCGGGGCTCGCGGCGGCGCTGTCCTGGTTCGTGGCGCACGAGCTGTTGCACATCTCGCAGCCGGTGTTCGCGCCGATCTCCGCGGTCTCGACCCTCGCCGCGTCCGTGGGTCAACGGCTGCGGCGAACCGTCGAGCTGATCGTCGGGGTGACCGTCGGGGTGCTGATCGGCGATCTGCTCCTCCTGGTGATCGGCACCGGCTGGTGGCAACTCTCCCTGATCGTCGTGCTGGCGATCGTGGTCGCGCTGTTCCTCGCCGGCAGTGCCGCGGTGGTGATCCAGGCCGGGGCGACGGCGGTGCTCATCTCCACGCTCAGTCCGTCGATCCGTGACCTGGAGATCCCCCGGTTCGTGGACGCGCTCGTCGGCGGCGGGGTGGCCCTGCTGGTCACCGCCGTGCTGCTGCCGTTGAACCCGCTGCGGGTGCTCAACCGGGCCGCCCGGCCGGCGCTGGACCTTCTGGTCACCCAGCTCGACGCCACCGCCGACGCGTTGACCGAGCGCGACGCCGCTCGGGCTCGCACCGCCCGGGGTGAGCTGCGGCGCAACAAGGGCCCGCTGAAGGCGTTCGTCGAGGCGACGCAGGGCGCCCGGGAGGCCAGCACCCTCTCGCCGGTGTACCGCCACCAGCGGCGCGGGCCGGTGGGTCGCTATGCGCAGGCGGCGGAGCCGATCGACCGAGCCATGCGCAACAGTGGGACGTTGATCCGTCGAGCGGTGACGCTGATCGAGGACGGCGAACCGGTTCCGGAGCCGCTGCCCAGGGCGGTGGCCGACCTCGCCGAGGCCGTCCGGGTGCTGAAGCGGCAGTTCGCCGCCGGTGCCGAGCCGGACCGGGCGCGGGAGCAGTCGCTGCGGGCCGTGCAGATGGCCGGTCGGGCCTACCGGGAGGGTGTCGGCTTCTCCGGCGCGGTCGTGGTGGCGCAGATCCGTACCACGGTCAGCGACCTTCTGGTGGCCACCGGTCTGACCCAGGAGGAGGCGAACCGACTGGTCAGACGCACCTTCGGTGATCTCTGA
- a CDS encoding L-ribulose-5-phosphate 4-epimerase: protein MNAEVTRQIRELRETVARLHGELTRYNLVAWTSGNVSARVPGQDLLVIKPSGVSYDDLTADTMVVCDLDGVLVEGDFAPSSDTAAHAYVYRAMPEVGGVVHTHSSYATAWAACGESIPCHLTAQADEFGGEIPIGPFALIGGDDIGKGIVATLSGHRSPAVLMRNHGVFTIGRDARAAVKAAVMCEDVARTAHLAHTLGQPVPMAQADIDALYDRYQNVYGQQPVAPAGS, encoded by the coding sequence GTGAACGCCGAGGTGACCCGACAGATCCGTGAGCTGCGGGAGACCGTCGCCCGCCTGCACGGCGAGCTGACCCGCTACAACCTGGTCGCCTGGACGTCCGGCAACGTCTCCGCGCGGGTTCCCGGCCAGGACCTGCTGGTGATCAAGCCGAGCGGGGTGAGCTACGACGACCTCACCGCGGACACGATGGTGGTGTGCGACCTCGACGGTGTCCTCGTCGAGGGCGACTTCGCCCCGTCCAGCGACACCGCCGCCCACGCCTACGTCTACCGGGCCATGCCCGAGGTGGGTGGTGTGGTGCACACGCACAGCTCGTACGCCACCGCCTGGGCCGCGTGCGGGGAGTCGATCCCCTGCCACCTCACGGCGCAGGCCGACGAGTTCGGCGGGGAGATCCCGATCGGCCCGTTCGCGCTGATCGGCGGCGACGACATCGGCAAGGGCATCGTCGCCACGCTCTCCGGGCACCGCTCGCCCGCGGTGCTGATGCGCAACCACGGCGTGTTCACCATCGGCCGGGACGCCCGCGCGGCGGTCAAGGCGGCGGTCATGTGCGAGGACGTGGCGCGTACCGCGCACCTGGCCCACACCCTCGGTCAGCCGGTGCCGATGGCGCAGGCGGACATCGACGCCCTCTACGACCGCTACCAGAACGTCTACGGTCAACAACCAGTCGCACCGGCGGGTTCCTGA
- a CDS encoding AraC family transcriptional regulator, producing the protein MSVQEAGLDPLEDVLALLGATSHLSAGLTAGGRWAVAFDAPAGAKFNAVRRGRCSLRVEGAAESISLGEGDCFLLTRPVAYTLFSDPDVPVEPAYPYFAAADGGVAHVGDGDDVFLIGGAFSLGERARSLLLDSLPPVIHVPADTPEAGTVQWALREIDAELRQTRLGSRVVAEHLALVLLIRVLRLHLARDPQPSGWLAGLADPVVAPALRALHARPAQPWTVGAIAQAAAVSRSTLAARFKKVVGVGPLEYLTGWRIELAADRIRRGSDTVAGIAKDVGYGSESAFSVAFKRATGLSPRAYRSAVGREAPRGGHDPSVAGRGGGAGNGLPSPAAVDPVRIG; encoded by the coding sequence GTGAGCGTCCAGGAGGCCGGGTTGGATCCCCTCGAAGACGTCCTGGCCCTGCTGGGCGCGACGAGCCACCTCTCCGCCGGCCTGACCGCGGGTGGGCGCTGGGCCGTCGCCTTCGACGCACCGGCCGGAGCCAAGTTCAACGCCGTCCGGCGCGGCCGGTGCTCCCTGCGGGTCGAAGGTGCCGCCGAATCGATCAGCCTCGGCGAGGGGGACTGTTTCCTGCTGACCCGGCCGGTGGCCTACACGCTCTTCAGCGATCCCGACGTGCCCGTCGAGCCCGCGTACCCGTACTTCGCCGCCGCCGACGGCGGTGTGGCACACGTCGGTGACGGCGACGACGTCTTCCTCATCGGCGGCGCGTTCTCCCTGGGCGAGCGGGCGCGCAGCCTCCTGCTGGACAGCCTCCCCCCGGTCATCCACGTGCCCGCCGACACCCCGGAGGCCGGCACCGTCCAGTGGGCGCTCCGCGAGATCGACGCCGAACTACGGCAGACGCGACTCGGGTCCAGGGTCGTCGCCGAGCATCTGGCGCTCGTCCTGCTGATCCGGGTCCTGCGGCTGCACCTGGCCCGCGACCCCCAGCCCTCCGGTTGGCTGGCCGGCCTCGCCGATCCGGTGGTCGCCCCCGCACTGCGGGCGCTACACGCGCGGCCCGCGCAGCCGTGGACGGTGGGTGCCATCGCCCAGGCCGCCGCCGTCTCCCGGTCGACGCTGGCCGCCCGCTTCAAGAAGGTGGTCGGCGTGGGACCGCTGGAGTACCTGACCGGCTGGCGGATCGAACTGGCGGCGGACCGCATCCGGCGCGGTTCGGACACCGTCGCCGGCATCGCCAAGGATGTCGGCTACGGAAGCGAGAGCGCCTTCAGCGTGGCGTTCAAGCGCGCTACCGGCCTCTCGCCACGCGCCTATCGCAGCGCGGTGGGGAGGGAGGCCCCGCGCGGCGGACACGACCCGTCGGTGGCCGGACGGGGTGGCGGGGCGGGCAACGGCCTCCCTTCGCCCGCCGCGGTTGATCCCGTACGGATCGGGTAG
- the araB gene encoding ribulokinase: MNRVDGAGDRYVVGVDYGTLSGRALVVRVGDGAELGTAVHEYGDGVISTALPGGRQLPPDWALQNPENYRDVLRYAVPAALSAAGVDPAAVVGIGIDFTACTVLPTLADGTPLCETPELRDRPHAWVKLWKHHAAQPHADRINALAHERAEPWIGRYGGKISAEWQYAKGLQILEEDPEVYHRAERFIEAADWIVWQLCGAETRNVCTAGYKGILQDGHYPSESFLTALNPDFGDFVAKLDGPLLPLGARAGSLTAQAAAWTGLPEGIAVAVGNVDAHVTAASAQAVEPGRLVAIMGTSTCHVVNGAEVAEVAGMCGVVDGGISPGAWGYEAGQSGVGDIFGWFVKHAAPAGIDSHEQLTKLAASQPVGAHGLIALDWWNGNRSLLVNHDLSGVIVGMTLATRPQDIYRALLESTAYGTRMIIEAFVDAGVPVNDLVIAGGLTSNELLMQIYADVTRRPLNIIASAQGPALGSAIHAAVAAGEFPSIHEASQAMGRVHEAVYRPDPERARAYDALYAEYRALHDHFGRGGNDVMMRLRAIRNAAVESAATTPETALEVVA, encoded by the coding sequence ATGAACCGTGTGGACGGAGCAGGCGACCGCTACGTCGTCGGTGTCGACTACGGCACCCTGTCCGGGCGAGCTCTGGTGGTCCGTGTCGGTGATGGTGCCGAGTTGGGGACCGCGGTGCACGAGTACGGCGACGGAGTCATCAGCACGGCGCTTCCGGGAGGTCGACAACTACCCCCGGACTGGGCCCTGCAGAACCCGGAGAACTACCGCGACGTGCTGCGATACGCCGTCCCGGCGGCGTTGTCCGCGGCCGGGGTGGATCCGGCCGCGGTCGTCGGCATCGGCATCGATTTCACCGCCTGCACGGTGCTACCGACGCTCGCCGACGGCACCCCGCTGTGCGAGACGCCCGAGCTGCGTGACCGACCGCACGCCTGGGTGAAGCTGTGGAAACACCACGCCGCGCAGCCGCACGCCGACCGGATCAACGCGCTGGCCCACGAGCGGGCCGAGCCGTGGATCGGCCGGTACGGCGGCAAGATCTCCGCCGAGTGGCAGTACGCCAAGGGTCTGCAGATCCTGGAGGAGGACCCGGAGGTCTACCACCGGGCCGAGCGCTTCATCGAGGCGGCCGACTGGATCGTCTGGCAGCTCTGCGGTGCCGAGACCCGCAATGTCTGTACGGCCGGTTACAAGGGCATCCTGCAGGACGGCCACTACCCGTCCGAGAGCTTCCTGACCGCGCTCAACCCCGACTTCGGCGACTTCGTGGCCAAGCTGGACGGTCCGCTGCTGCCCCTCGGGGCCCGAGCCGGCTCGCTCACCGCCCAGGCCGCCGCGTGGACCGGTCTGCCGGAGGGGATCGCGGTGGCCGTCGGCAACGTCGACGCGCACGTCACCGCGGCGTCCGCGCAGGCGGTGGAGCCCGGACGGCTCGTCGCCATCATGGGCACCTCGACCTGCCACGTGGTCAACGGCGCGGAGGTCGCCGAGGTGGCCGGCATGTGCGGGGTTGTCGACGGTGGGATCAGCCCCGGCGCGTGGGGGTACGAGGCCGGACAGAGCGGTGTCGGCGACATCTTCGGCTGGTTCGTCAAGCACGCCGCCCCGGCCGGCATCGACTCGCACGAACAGCTCACCAAGCTGGCCGCGAGCCAACCCGTCGGGGCGCACGGCCTGATCGCACTGGACTGGTGGAACGGCAACCGGTCCCTGCTGGTCAACCACGACCTCAGCGGCGTGATCGTCGGAATGACCCTGGCCACCCGGCCGCAGGACATCTACCGGGCGCTGCTGGAGTCGACCGCGTACGGCACCCGGATGATCATCGAGGCGTTCGTCGACGCCGGAGTGCCGGTGAACGACCTGGTGATCGCCGGTGGGCTCACCTCCAACGAACTGCTGATGCAGATCTACGCCGACGTGACGAGGCGACCGCTGAACATCATCGCCTCGGCGCAGGGCCCGGCCCTGGGCTCGGCGATCCACGCCGCCGTCGCCGCCGGAGAGTTCCCCTCGATCCACGAGGCGTCGCAGGCGATGGGTCGGGTGCACGAGGCCGTCTACCGCCCGGACCCCGAGCGGGCCCGCGCCTACGACGCCCTCTACGCCGAGTACCGCGCGCTGCACGACCACTTCGGTCGCGGGGGCAACGACGTCATGATGCGCCTGCGGGCGATCCGCAACGCGGCTGTCGAGAGCGCCGCGACCACACCCGAGACCGCGTTGGAGGTGGTCGCGTGA
- a CDS encoding ATP-binding cassette domain-containing protein: protein MTSSTKPAIVATDLRKSYGDKLVLDGIDLMITEGTIFALLGPNGAGKTTTVQILSTLVGADGGQARVFGHDLNREPDAVRALIGVTGQFSAVDNLLTGRENLNLMADLCHLDRAAGRRRTHELLDQFDLTDAAGKPVSTYSGGMRRRLDLAMTLVGDPRVIFLDEPTTGLDPRSRRAMWEIIRNLVAEGVTIMLTTQYLEEADQLADRVAFLDHGRLIAEGTPRELKRLIPGGHVVLQFADQEGLDSAARVLSTASRDDSALTLQVPSDGGVGALRSLLDQLDRASITVAGLSVHTPDLDDVFLTLTGQPDTRAGRPDTERASVR, encoded by the coding sequence ATGACCAGTTCCACGAAGCCCGCTATCGTCGCCACCGACCTGCGGAAGTCCTACGGCGACAAGCTCGTGCTGGACGGCATCGATCTGATGATCACCGAGGGCACCATCTTCGCACTGCTCGGCCCCAACGGCGCCGGCAAGACCACCACCGTGCAGATCCTCTCCACCCTGGTCGGCGCCGACGGCGGGCAGGCCCGCGTCTTCGGCCACGACCTGAACCGGGAACCCGACGCGGTACGCGCGCTGATCGGTGTCACCGGTCAGTTCTCCGCCGTCGACAACCTGCTCACCGGCCGGGAGAACCTGAACCTGATGGCCGACCTGTGCCACCTGGACCGGGCGGCGGGCCGGCGACGGACCCACGAGCTGCTCGACCAGTTCGACCTGACCGACGCGGCGGGCAAGCCGGTGTCGACGTACTCCGGCGGTATGCGCCGACGGCTGGACCTCGCCATGACCCTGGTCGGTGACCCCCGCGTCATCTTCCTCGACGAGCCGACCACCGGCCTCGACCCGCGCAGCCGGCGGGCGATGTGGGAGATCATCCGCAACCTCGTCGCCGAGGGCGTCACCATCATGCTCACCACCCAGTACCTGGAGGAGGCCGACCAACTCGCCGATCGCGTGGCGTTCCTCGACCACGGTCGGCTGATCGCCGAGGGCACGCCGCGCGAACTCAAGCGGCTCATCCCGGGCGGCCACGTGGTGCTGCAGTTCGCCGACCAGGAGGGGCTCGACTCGGCGGCCCGTGTGCTGTCGACAGCCAGCCGGGACGACAGCGCGCTCACCCTCCAGGTGCCGAGCGACGGGGGAGTCGGGGCGCTGCGCTCCCTGCTCGACCAGCTCGACCGCGCCTCGATCACGGTGGCCGGGCTCTCCGTGCACACCCCCGACCTCGACGACGTCTTCCTCACCCTCACCGGTCAGCCCGACACCCGCGCCGGCCGACCCGACACCGAAAGGGCCTCCGTGCGATGA
- a CDS encoding ABC transporter substrate-binding protein — translation MRTQSVRWRAVAVLASALLVGGVAACGNSDTGGGGSTDDGKITMGFSQVGAESGWRTANTTSIKESAAAAGIELKFDDAQQKQENQIKAIRNYIQQKVDVIAFSPVVESGWDTVLKEAKDAGIPVILTDRSVDSADKTLYKTFLGSDFVKEGRLAGEWLVEQKKTASGPVNIVELQGNTGAAPANDRKKGFGEAIAANPNLKIIASQPGDFTRAGGKQVMEQFLKANPKIDVLFAHNDDMGLGALEAITAAGKVPGKDIMIITVDAVKDGMQALADGKFNFIAECSPLLGPQLMDLAKKVHAGEEVPPRIETEETTFTQEQAKEALPNRKY, via the coding sequence ATGCGAACGCAGTCCGTTCGGTGGCGCGCTGTCGCGGTCCTCGCCAGCGCGTTGCTGGTCGGAGGCGTGGCGGCCTGCGGCAACAGCGACACCGGCGGCGGCGGGTCCACGGACGACGGCAAGATCACGATGGGCTTCTCCCAGGTCGGTGCGGAGAGCGGGTGGCGTACCGCGAACACCACCTCGATCAAGGAATCCGCCGCTGCCGCGGGCATCGAGCTGAAGTTCGACGACGCGCAGCAGAAGCAGGAGAACCAGATCAAGGCGATCCGCAACTACATCCAGCAGAAGGTCGACGTGATCGCCTTCTCGCCGGTCGTGGAGTCCGGCTGGGACACCGTGCTCAAGGAGGCCAAGGACGCCGGCATCCCGGTCATCCTGACCGACCGCTCGGTCGACTCGGCCGACAAGACGCTGTACAAGACGTTCCTCGGCTCGGACTTCGTCAAGGAGGGCCGTCTCGCCGGTGAGTGGCTGGTCGAGCAGAAGAAGACCGCCTCGGGCCCGGTGAACATCGTCGAGCTGCAGGGCAACACGGGTGCGGCGCCGGCGAACGACCGTAAGAAGGGCTTCGGCGAGGCGATCGCCGCCAACCCGAACCTGAAGATCATCGCCTCGCAGCCGGGTGACTTCACCCGGGCCGGCGGCAAGCAGGTCATGGAGCAGTTCCTCAAGGCCAACCCGAAGATCGACGTGCTGTTCGCGCACAACGACGACATGGGTCTGGGTGCGCTGGAGGCGATCACCGCGGCCGGCAAGGTGCCGGGCAAGGACATCATGATCATCACCGTCGACGCGGTGAAGGACGGCATGCAGGCGCTCGCCGACGGGAAGTTCAACTTCATCGCGGAGTGCAGCCCGCTGCTCGGCCCACAGCTGATGGACCTCGCCAAGAAGGTGCACGCGGGCGAGGAGGTGCCGCCTCGGATCGAGACCGAGGAGACCACCTTCACCCAGGAGCAGGCCAAGGAAGCGTTGCCCAACCGCAAGTACTGA
- a CDS encoding class I SAM-dependent methyltransferase has product MAVAEVSHPVFARVYERLSVAMDRAGTAAYRRDLVAGLSGRVIEIGAGNGLIFPHYPPAVTEVVAVEPERRLRAAAERAASTAPVPVTVVDGLADRLPGGDGEFDAAVFALVLCTVPDQATALAEVRRVLRPGGELRFFEHVAAEKPSGLHRTQRLLDATVWPRLFAGCHTGRDTLAAITTAGFVVEEVRRFRFPATSNGPSSPCVHGRATAPA; this is encoded by the coding sequence GTGGCCGTGGCCGAGGTGTCGCACCCGGTGTTCGCCCGGGTCTACGAACGGCTCAGCGTGGCCATGGACCGGGCCGGCACGGCGGCCTACCGGCGGGACCTGGTCGCGGGCCTGTCCGGCCGGGTGATCGAGATCGGTGCGGGCAACGGGCTGATATTCCCCCACTACCCGCCTGCGGTGACCGAGGTCGTCGCCGTCGAACCGGAACGGCGTCTGCGGGCCGCCGCCGAACGCGCGGCGTCGACCGCACCGGTCCCGGTCACTGTCGTGGACGGTCTGGCCGACCGGTTGCCGGGCGGGGACGGCGAGTTCGACGCCGCCGTGTTCGCCCTGGTGCTGTGCACCGTGCCCGACCAGGCGACCGCGCTGGCCGAGGTCCGCCGGGTGCTGCGCCCCGGCGGCGAGCTGCGGTTCTTCGAACACGTCGCAGCCGAGAAACCGAGCGGACTGCACCGGACCCAGCGCCTGCTCGACGCGACGGTGTGGCCGAGGTTGTTCGCCGGCTGCCACACCGGCCGGGACACCCTCGCCGCCATCACGACAGCGGGTTTCGTGGTCGAGGAGGTGCGCCGGTTCCGTTTCCCGGCCACCAGCAACGGCCCGTCCTCGCCCTGCGTCCACGGGCGCGCGACCGCACCCGCCTGA
- a CDS encoding DUF4097 family beta strand repeat-containing protein, producing MPVFETPEPISVQIELPVGDVWISATDRTDTVVTVRPRDPSSKADVSTAEQATVQYDAGELLIRVPKTWRRYGFGSGPSVDVLIELPTGSRVHAESSWAAFRGEGRLGECRIKTGSGIRLDGTGSLDIDSSHGEVAVERVAGSARVKASSGKVRLGAVDGPVEIKNSSGDCWIGRSGGDVRINTAYGDITLDATTASVTARTAYGNLRLGEAVRGSIDLTTSYGAIEVGIRRGTAAWLDVSSKHGRVHNALESTDGPAQTDETVEVRANTSYGDITVRRA from the coding sequence ATGCCTGTTTTCGAGACGCCAGAGCCCATCTCCGTCCAGATCGAACTCCCCGTCGGGGACGTCTGGATCAGCGCTACCGACCGCACCGACACGGTGGTGACGGTGCGGCCCCGGGACCCGTCGAGCAAGGCCGACGTGAGCACCGCCGAACAGGCCACCGTCCAGTACGACGCCGGAGAACTGCTGATCAGGGTGCCGAAGACGTGGCGTCGGTACGGCTTCGGGTCCGGCCCGTCGGTCGACGTCCTGATCGAGCTACCGACCGGGTCGCGGGTGCACGCCGAGTCGTCGTGGGCGGCGTTCCGCGGCGAGGGTCGACTGGGAGAGTGCCGCATCAAGACCGGCAGCGGGATCCGGCTCGACGGGACCGGGTCGCTGGACATCGACAGCAGTCACGGCGAGGTCGCCGTGGAGCGGGTCGCCGGCTCCGCCCGGGTGAAGGCGTCGTCCGGCAAGGTGCGCCTCGGCGCGGTCGACGGACCCGTGGAGATCAAGAACTCCTCCGGCGACTGCTGGATCGGCCGCAGTGGCGGCGACGTCCGGATCAACACCGCGTACGGCGACATCACCCTCGACGCGACCACGGCCTCGGTGACGGCACGCACCGCCTACGGCAACCTCCGGCTCGGCGAGGCGGTCCGGGGGTCGATCGACCTGACCACCTCGTACGGGGCCATCGAGGTCGGCATCCGTCGCGGGACCGCCGCCTGGCTCGACGTCAGCTCCAAGCACGGTCGCGTGCACAACGCCCTGGAGAGCACCGACGGGCCGGCGCAGACCGACGAGACGGTCGAGGTACGGGCCAACACCTCCTACGGCGACATCACCGTCCGCCGCGCCTGA
- a CDS encoding ABC transporter permease, with amino-acid sequence MSTLSLAVRDSNTMLRRNLLHMRRYPSMTFLLMGIPVIILLLFVYVFGGTLGAGLGPSGGRSDYANYVTPGILLITVVSAAQGTAISVAMDMTEGIIARFRTMAIFRPSVLTGHVLGSLVQTLLSLAAVTGVALLVGFRPTANPVEWLAAVGVLAMVTLALTWLSVALGLVSDSVETASNLPMPLILLPFLGSGFVPTDSMPTVVRWFADYQPFTPVMETLRGLLLGTGIGADGIIAVVWCAVITVVCFLWAKTLYNRNRAA; translated from the coding sequence ATGAGCACCCTCTCCCTCGCCGTCCGTGACTCGAACACCATGCTGCGGCGCAACCTGCTGCACATGCGGCGCTACCCGTCGATGACCTTCCTGCTCATGGGCATCCCGGTCATCATCCTGCTGCTCTTCGTCTACGTCTTCGGTGGCACGCTCGGCGCCGGGCTCGGCCCGTCCGGTGGTCGCTCCGACTACGCGAACTACGTCACCCCGGGCATCCTGCTCATCACCGTCGTCAGCGCGGCGCAGGGCACGGCGATCTCGGTCGCCATGGACATGACCGAGGGCATCATCGCCCGGTTCCGCACGATGGCGATCTTCCGGCCGTCGGTCCTCACCGGTCACGTCCTGGGCAGTCTCGTGCAGACCCTGCTCAGCCTCGCGGCGGTCACCGGGGTGGCGCTGCTCGTCGGGTTCCGCCCCACCGCCAACCCGGTCGAGTGGCTGGCCGCCGTCGGTGTCCTCGCCATGGTCACCCTTGCGCTCACCTGGCTGTCGGTCGCCCTCGGCCTGGTCAGCGACAGCGTCGAGACGGCCAGCAACCTGCCGATGCCGCTGATCCTCCTGCCCTTCCTGGGCAGCGGTTTCGTCCCGACCGACTCCATGCCCACGGTGGTCCGGTGGTTCGCCGACTACCAGCCCTTCACCCCGGTCATGGAGACCCTGCGCGGCCTGCTCCTCGGCACCGGGATCGGTGCCGACGGAATCATCGCGGTGGTGTGGTGTGCCGTCATCACGGTGGTGTGCTTCCTGTGGGCGAAGACCCTCTACAACCGCAACCGGGCCGCCTGA